The following coding sequences lie in one Listeria ivanovii subsp. londoniensis genomic window:
- the nifJ gene encoding pyruvate:ferredoxin (flavodoxin) oxidoreductase, producing the protein MRNRKTMDGNTAAAYISYAFTEVAAIYPITPSSTMAELVDEWASKDKKNLFNEPVKVVEMQSEAGAAGTVHGSLQAGALTSTYTASQGLLLMIPNMYKIAGELLPTVFHVSARTISAASLNIFGDHSDVMATRQTGFAMLAEGSVQEVMDLSAVAHLAALKGSLPFLNFFDGFRTSHELQKIEVLEYSELENLLDKAALQQFRDRAMTPNNPKTIGSNQNPDIFFQQRETVNRYYEEIPGIVQDYMQEINQLRGTNYDLVNYYGAEDATAVIVAMGSVTPVIEQVIDYLIKQGEKVGLLNIRLYRPFPAENFLAKLPKTVERVAVLDRTKEPGAGGEPLLLDVQSVLYDSDVRPSVIGGRYGLGSKDVTPDQILGVYSHLREEKPKPRFTIGITDDITNLSIKSKGPSDLTSEKTFQCKFWGFGSDGTVGANKAAIKIIGNNTDLYAQGYFSYDSKKSGGLTVSHLRFGESRIRSAYLIKQADFVSCSTSAYLRSYDLLKGLKPGGTFLLNTIWEGEQLERHLPASMREYIAKNDIQFYTLNAMKIAGNAGLGRRINTVMQTAFFRVTNILPFEKALADLKEAAILTYGKKDMKVAEKNIAAMDQTVANLRKVEVPASWANPETTALEKTSVDRPSYVKNILEPVNRLEGDTLSVGDLISNGMVSGAYPAGTAAYEKRGIALEIPEWISENCTMCNECAFVCPHAAIRPILTDEEEMEEAPEGFMTREMRGKDGLRYRIQVSPMDCTGCNLCAETCPAKEKALVMRPFEEVAAKENPNWSFAINVKPKKNPSKKNTVPGSQFEQPLLEFSGACAGCGETPYVKLLTQMFGDRMMIANATGCSSIWGASAPATPYTVNDQGQGPAWGNSLLEDNAEYGYGMYLANQTMRKALSNKVSKVLAKETLSDNLREALVEWQTKMDVSEDTRERAEQLQLALLSEMNGNALLESIYNDRELFIKRSQWMLGGDGWAYDIGFGGIDHVLASGEDVNIFVMDNEVYSNTGGQSSKATPTAAIAKFASGGKSVGKKDLGIMAMSYGNIYVAQIAMGASKRQTLKAMEEAEAYPGPSLIIAYTPCINHGISSGMKTMLTETQKAVECGYWSLYRYNPALEEKGKNPMTMDFKKVDFDQFEDFLKRETRYSALYKANPEVARKLSEKTRTDAEKRFKRYATMAGLDLEKILKKKVVAETVNTVPVDDERAARKAAREARRLAREQEK; encoded by the coding sequence ATGCGAAACAGAAAAACAATGGATGGAAACACTGCTGCAGCTTATATTTCATACGCATTTACAGAAGTTGCAGCAATTTATCCAATTACCCCTTCCTCCACAATGGCAGAACTTGTAGACGAATGGGCATCAAAAGACAAAAAGAATTTATTTAATGAACCAGTGAAAGTAGTAGAAATGCAATCAGAAGCAGGGGCAGCTGGAACAGTTCATGGCTCACTTCAAGCAGGGGCGCTGACTAGTACATACACCGCTTCCCAAGGTTTACTACTGATGATTCCAAACATGTATAAAATTGCCGGAGAACTTTTACCAACCGTTTTCCATGTATCTGCAAGAACCATTTCGGCAGCATCCCTTAATATTTTTGGCGATCATAGTGATGTAATGGCAACAAGACAAACTGGCTTTGCGATGTTAGCAGAAGGATCTGTCCAAGAAGTAATGGATTTATCTGCAGTTGCTCACCTTGCCGCTTTAAAAGGAAGCTTACCATTTTTAAATTTCTTTGATGGGTTTAGAACAAGTCATGAATTACAAAAAATTGAGGTGCTTGAATATAGTGAATTAGAAAATTTACTTGATAAAGCTGCCTTGCAACAATTTAGAGATCGAGCGATGACACCAAATAATCCCAAAACAATTGGTTCTAACCAGAATCCAGATATTTTTTTCCAACAAAGGGAAACGGTTAACCGCTACTATGAAGAAATTCCAGGTATTGTGCAGGATTATATGCAAGAAATTAATCAACTACGTGGAACAAATTACGATCTTGTAAATTATTATGGTGCGGAAGATGCAACAGCTGTTATTGTTGCAATGGGTTCCGTTACTCCAGTGATAGAGCAAGTCATTGATTATTTAATAAAGCAAGGCGAAAAAGTTGGCTTACTAAATATCCGTTTATATCGTCCGTTCCCAGCAGAAAACTTTTTAGCAAAATTACCGAAAACAGTGGAGCGTGTGGCTGTACTTGACCGGACGAAAGAACCAGGGGCAGGCGGCGAACCACTTTTACTAGATGTGCAAAGTGTCCTTTATGATAGTGACGTTAGGCCAAGTGTTATTGGAGGAAGGTACGGCTTAGGTTCAAAAGATGTTACACCAGACCAGATTCTTGGTGTTTATTCGCACCTAAGGGAAGAAAAACCAAAACCGCGCTTTACAATTGGGATTACGGATGATATCACAAATCTTTCAATAAAGAGCAAAGGACCTAGTGATTTAACTTCTGAAAAAACGTTCCAATGTAAATTCTGGGGATTTGGTTCAGATGGAACAGTCGGTGCTAATAAAGCAGCGATTAAAATTATTGGGAATAATACGGACTTATATGCACAAGGCTACTTTTCCTATGATTCGAAAAAATCAGGTGGGTTAACGGTTTCCCATTTGCGTTTTGGAGAGAGCCGGATTCGGTCTGCCTATTTAATCAAACAAGCAGACTTTGTTTCTTGTTCGACTTCCGCCTATTTACGTTCGTACGATTTGCTCAAAGGTTTAAAACCAGGTGGAACATTTTTACTCAATACGATTTGGGAAGGCGAACAGTTAGAACGTCATTTACCAGCTAGTATGCGTGAATATATTGCGAAAAATGATATTCAATTTTATACCTTAAATGCAATGAAAATCGCTGGTAATGCGGGACTTGGCCGAAGAATTAATACTGTGATGCAAACCGCCTTTTTCCGTGTTACCAATATTTTACCGTTCGAGAAAGCACTTGCTGACTTAAAAGAAGCTGCTATTTTGACTTACGGGAAGAAAGATATGAAAGTTGCCGAAAAAAATATCGCAGCGATGGATCAAACGGTTGCTAATTTACGCAAAGTAGAAGTACCAGCAAGCTGGGCCAATCCAGAAACTACGGCGCTTGAGAAAACTTCTGTTGACCGTCCATCCTACGTGAAAAATATTCTTGAACCAGTGAATCGTTTGGAAGGAGATACCTTATCTGTCGGGGATTTAATCTCGAACGGGATGGTGAGTGGCGCTTATCCAGCAGGTACAGCAGCATATGAAAAACGTGGTATTGCACTAGAAATTCCAGAATGGATTTCGGAAAATTGTACGATGTGTAATGAATGTGCCTTCGTTTGTCCACATGCAGCTATTCGGCCAATTTTAACAGATGAAGAAGAAATGGAAGAGGCTCCAGAAGGCTTTATGACTCGTGAAATGCGTGGGAAAGATGGTCTTCGTTACCGAATTCAAGTATCGCCAATGGACTGCACAGGCTGTAATTTATGTGCAGAAACTTGTCCAGCGAAAGAAAAAGCTTTAGTGATGAGACCATTTGAAGAAGTAGCAGCGAAAGAAAATCCTAACTGGTCCTTTGCGATTAATGTAAAACCAAAGAAAAATCCTAGTAAAAAAAATACCGTTCCAGGAAGTCAGTTCGAGCAACCATTACTTGAGTTTTCGGGCGCTTGTGCAGGTTGTGGAGAAACACCTTATGTTAAATTATTAACGCAAATGTTTGGCGATCGAATGATGATTGCCAATGCGACTGGCTGTTCATCTATTTGGGGAGCATCGGCACCTGCAACACCATACACAGTCAATGATCAAGGTCAAGGACCGGCATGGGGAAACTCACTATTAGAAGATAATGCAGAATACGGTTACGGCATGTATTTGGCCAATCAAACGATGCGAAAGGCACTAAGTAACAAGGTGTCAAAAGTGCTTGCCAAAGAAACACTTTCAGACAATTTGCGCGAGGCACTTGTCGAATGGCAAACTAAAATGGACGTAAGTGAAGACACTCGCGAACGAGCAGAACAGTTACAACTTGCACTTCTGAGTGAAATGAATGGAAACGCGTTATTAGAATCGATTTATAATGATCGCGAGTTATTTATCAAGCGTTCGCAGTGGATGCTTGGTGGAGATGGATGGGCTTATGATATTGGTTTTGGTGGAATTGATCATGTTCTAGCATCGGGAGAAGATGTTAATATATTCGTCATGGATAATGAAGTTTACTCCAATACAGGTGGTCAGTCATCTAAAGCAACTCCAACTGCAGCTATTGCCAAATTCGCTTCTGGCGGGAAATCTGTTGGTAAAAAAGATCTCGGTATTATGGCAATGAGTTATGGTAATATTTATGTAGCTCAAATTGCGATGGGAGCAAGTAAACGTCAAACTTTAAAAGCGATGGAGGAAGCAGAAGCATACCCTGGCCCGTCCTTAATTATTGCTTACACACCATGTATTAATCATGGGATATCTAGTGGTATGAAGACGATGCTAACAGAAACTCAAAAAGCTGTAGAATGCGGCTATTGGAGCTTATATCGTTATAATCCAGCGCTAGAAGAAAAAGGAAAAAATCCAATGACGATGGACTTCAAAAAAGTGGATTTTGACCAATTTGAAGATTTCTTAAAAAGAGAAACGCGTTATTCAGCCTTATATAAAGCAAATCCAGAAGTAGCTCGTAAGCTATCGGAAAAAACACGGACAGATGCAGAAAAACGCTTTAAACGATATGC